The genomic region TTGTCTTCGATATTGAGACCGTCTTTCTCTATCCGTGGGCTGTCACCTACAGCTACCTGCATGGTCTGCCCAATGGCGCGCAGATCTTCAGCTTGAGCGAGATGTTCGTCTTTATCATCATCCTCTTTGTCGGTTACATCTATGTGTGGAAGAAGGGCGCTTTCGAATGGGAGTAGAACAAAACCTCGGAGTCCTGACCGTGCCGCTGAACAAAGCGGTCAACTGGGCCCGCAGTAATTCCGTTTGGCCCGCGACGTTCGGTTTGGCCTGCTGCGCCATCGAAATGATGGGCTCGACCAACTCACGCTACGACCTCGCGCGCTTCGGCAGCGAGGCGTTCCGCGCCTCCCCCCGCCAGGCGGACCTGATGATCGTCGCCGGCCGCGTCTCCAAAAAGATGGCGCCCGTCCTGCGCCAGATCTACGATCAGATGCCCGAGCCCAAGTGGGTCATCTCGATGGGCGACTGCGCCTCCTGTGGGGGCGTCTTCAACAACTACGCCATCCTGCAAGGCGTGGACCAGATCGTCCCGGTAGACATCTACGTTCCCGGCTGCCCGCCGAACCCCGATGCGCTGATCTATGGGATCAATCAGCTGCAAAAGAAGATCCAGCGCGAGCACTTCAGCGACCGCCGCTAGTCTTAGGATAACTTGCCATGGTAGATTTTAATGTCCGTTTGGGGTTGACGCCCACCGACCTGGAGCTCCGTGAGATCCAGACGAAGCGTCCCGCCGAGTTCGAAGCGCTCAACGCCGACGATAGCCCGGAGCTGCGCCTGCTGGAAGAGCAGTTCGCCGGTGAGATCGTCTCGTCGCGCTTGTTCCGAGGCGAAAAGACCATCACGGTCAAGAAAGACAAGATCGTCGCGATCGCGAAGGCGCTGCGCGATACGCATGAGACGGCTTACAACTATCTCTCCGACCTGACCTGCGTCGATCTGCTCAAGGTCAATAAGACCGAGGAAGAGCCGCGCTTTGAGGTTCTGTACAACCTCTATTCGCTGGCGACGTTCGAGCGCCTGCGCTTGAAGGCCCAGGTCACCGAGGACGATCCCACAATCGACACCGTCGAGTCCGTTTGGCCGAACGCCAACTGGAACGAGCGCGAAGTCTACGATATGTTCGGAATTACCTTCAACAACCACAGTGATCTTCGCCGCATCTTGATGCCCGACGATTGGGTGGGGAACCCGCTGCGTAAGGACTATCCGCTGGGCGGCGAAGAAGTCGAGTTTACGTTCAACGTGCGTGGGCGCTAATTAGTAGAAAGAAATTCAATATGGCGACAACTGAGCGCGATTTGAAGGAACGGGCGATCGAGGCGAAACTCGGCGCAGGCGTGGATGTTCAGCGGATTCAGGAAGACGATCGGGATCTGATGATCGTCAACATGGGCCCGCAGCACCCGTCGACGCACGGCGTTTTGCGTCTCGTCGTGGAGCTGGACGGCGAGAACGTCCAGAAGGCGACGCCGCATATCGGTTACCTCCATACGGGTCTGGAAAAGACCATGGAGTCGATGACCTATTACAAGGCGCTGACCATCACTGACCGCGAGGATTACCTCTCGAACCTGATGAACAACCTCGCCTATTCGCTGGCGGTGGAGAAGCTGCTGGACGTGGAAGTTCCGCCCCGGGCGCGTCGCCTGCGGCTGATCCTCAACGAACTGGAGCGGATCGCGTCGCACCTGCTGTGGCTCGGCACGCACGCGCTGGACATTGGGGCGATGACGCTCTTCTTCTACACCTGGCGTGAGCGCGACGCCATTCTGGACATGAAGGAAATGCTCTCGGGCGTCCGCATGATGACCAGTTGGATCTGTCCCGGCGGCCTGCGCGGCGACGTTCCTGATGGCTGGTTCCACAAGGTCGGGAAGTTCGTCGACGCCTTCCCTAAGAAGCTGTCTGAGTACAACAACCTGATCTCCAAGAACCCGATCTTTGTCGAGCGGCTTTCCAATATCGGTATTATCAAGGCGGAAGACGCGATTGCATGGGGTATGAGCGGCCCGTCGCTGCGCGGTTCGGGCGTCGCCTGGGACCTGCGCAAGTCTAACCCGTACACCGGCTACGATGAGTTCGAGTTCGATATCGCGGTCGGCCAGAACGGCGATGTTTACGATCGCTTCCTGGTTCGCATGGAAGAACTGAAGCAGAGCCACCGCATTCTGGTGCAGGCGCTGCGCGACGTTCCCGGCGGTCCGGTGATGACCAGCGACCGCAAGGTGGCGCCGCCGCCGCGCGCCGAGCTGGACACCTCGATGGAAAGCTTGATCCACCACTTCAAACTTTTCACCGAAGGATATCACCCCCCGATCGGCGAAACCTACGCGGCCGTCGAGAGCGGACGCGGCGAAAAGGGCTACTATATCTATAGCGACGGTTCGGGAATCCCGTACCGCGTGAAGATCAAGGGACCCAGCTTCAACAATCTTCAGGCGCTGCCGAAGATGGTCGAAGGACTGATGATCGCCGACGTCGTCGCCGTCATTGGCTCGATCGACATCGTTTTGGGAGACATCGACCGCTAATCAGCGCGGCGCCGGGCGCGATGAGCGCGATGACGAAACTCGTTTAACACCTATGCTCACTGAAGAAGTTTACAAAAAGATCGATACGCTGATCGCGAAGTACCCCACGAAGAAGGCGGCTCTGCTGCCGGCGCTGTGGGTCGCGCAGGCGGCAAACGACAACTGGCTGCCGCGCGAAGCGATGGCCGATGTCGCCAAATATCTCGGCCTGGCGCCGGCGTATGTCGAAGGTGTCGCCACCTTCTATACGATGTACAACAAGGCCCCGGTCGGCCGTCATCACCTGGAAGTCTGCCACAACATCGTTTGTATGGTGGTTGGCGCCGATGAGCTGATCGACCACATCGGCGGAAAGCTGGGCGTCGGGCGCGGCGAGACCACACCGGACCGCAAGTTCACGCTGAACACCGCCGAATGCCTGGGCGCCTGCGCGAATGCGCCGTGCATGATGGTGGGCGACACCTACTACGAGGATCTGACGACCGAGAAGGTCGACGAAATCCTCGCGGATCTGGCGCGTAAGTAATTAGAGAAGGTTCCATCACCAAGATGCCTAGTGAACAGCCACAATATTTGTACAAGTACCGTCAAGTCCCGGGGATCGACGACATTGACGTCTACCTGAAGCACGAGGGATACAACGCGGTCCGCAAGGCCCTGACGATGGATCAAGAAGCCATCATCAATGAGGTCAAGCTTTCGGGACTGCGCGGCCGAGGCGGCGCCGGATTCCCGACGTTCATCAAGTGGAACGGCATCCCGAAGAACTGGGACAAGCCGCACTACCTGGTCGTGAACGCCGACGAAGGCGAGCCGGGCACCGCGAAGGACCGCGACCTGATGAACGCGCTTCCTCACCTTTTGGTGGAAGGCTGCATTATCTCCTGCTGGGCCATCCGCTCCAAGGCGTGCTATATCTACATCCGCGGCGAGTATATCCAGCCGGCCCGCCAGATCCAAAAGGCCATCGATCAGGCGTACGCCAAAGGCTTCCTCGGAAAGAATATCTTAGGCAGCGGCTTCGATCTCGATATGTACGTGCATATGGGCGCCGGCGCCTATGAGTGCGGCGAAGAGTCGGCGCTGATGTCCAGCTTGATGGGCGAGCGCGGCATGCCCCGGCACAAGCCCCCGTCGGCTCCATTGCCCGTAATCAGCGGCGTCTGGGATTCCCCGACGATTGTCAACAATGTCGAAACGATCGCCACAGCGGTTCCGATCATCAACATGGGCGGCGCCGAGTATGCGAAGGTCGGCACCGGCACTCCCGGCGCGGGCCCGGCGAGCCGCGGCACCAAGCTGATCACGCTCAGCGGACATGTGAAGAAGCCCGGCAACTATGAGATCGTACTGGGCACTCCGGTCCGCGAGATCATCTATGAGATCGGCGGCGGCATCAAGAACGATAAGAAGTTGAAGTTCTTTATCCCGGGCGGCTCCTCGACCCCGCTGCTGCCCCCCGAATTCTTGGACACGCCCTACGACTATGAGGCGCTGGGCAAGACCGGATCGCTGCTTGGATCGGGCGCGTTGATTGTGTACGATGAGACGGTGAGCGTTCCCGCGCTGATGACTCGTCTGATGCACTTCTACGCCCATGAAAGCTGCGGCAAGTGTACGCCGTGCCGCGAGGGGACGAACTGGCTGGTCAAGATCCACGACCGCATCATGGCGGGCGGCGGCCGGCCGGAAGACATCGACCTTCTGCTCGATATCTCGAACAATATTTTCGGACGCTCCTTCTGCGCGCTGGGCGACGCGGCGGCGATGCCGCTGGCGGGCTTCTTTGCGGGCAAGGGCGCGATCTACTACTTCCGTGAAGAGTACGAAGAACTGATCCGTAACGGCGCCGGCGGCAAGAAGCGCGCGTTCGCGCCGCTGCAGATGGCGGGGGTTTAAGGAAGCACGTATGGCAGACACAGCGACTGCGCCGGCCGCGCCTCAGGAGGCTCCGGCGGTTGAACTCGTCAATCTGACGATTGACGGCACAAAAGTGAGCGTTCCGAAAGGGACGCTCGTCATCACGGCGGCTTTTCAGGCCGGCGCCGATATCCCTTATTTCTGTCACCACCCACGGCTGAAGCCGGCGGGCGCCTGCCGCATGTGTCTTGTCAAGATCGAGAAGATGAACAAGATCCAGACGGCCTGCACCGTACCGGTCGCCGAGGGCATGGTGGTGGACACGATCTCGCCCGAAGTCAAGCAGGCGCAGAGCGGAATTCTGGAGTTTCTCCTGATCAACCACCCGCTGGACTGTCCGATCTGCGATCGCGGCGGCGAGTGTCCTCTTCAGAACATGACCTTCCAGTACGGTCCGGGCGTCACGCGTTTCGTCGATGAGAAGCGTCACTTCCCGAAGGCCGTTCCGATCTCGGAATATGTCGTTCTGGACCGCGAGCGCTGTATCCAGTGCGCGCGCTGCACCCGTTTCACCGAGGAGATCTCGGGCGATGGCGAGCTCGCCATCGAAAGCCGGGGCAATTCGGCGATCATCTCTCCATTCACTCCCGAAGGCTTCAAGAGCAAGTTCAGCGGCAACACGATCGAGCTTTGCCCGGTCGGCGCCCTGACCTCGCGCACCTATCGCTTCGCGGCTCGCCCGTGGGAGTTCCAGTCGCAGGACTCGATCTGCTCCATGTGCGGCGTCGGCTGCTCCATCGCCGTTCAAACACGCAATGGCGAGCTGATGCGCGTGAACGGCCGGCTGAACGAGGAAGTCAACGAAGAGTGGACCTGTGACCGGGGCAAGTTCGAGCAGTACTGGGTCAACAGCACGGACCGCATCAACGAGCCGCATCTTCGGATGGCCTCGCAGCTGCGCCGCGTGACCTGGGGCCAGGCGCTCGACGCCGTCTCGAAGACGCTCAAGGATTACGCCGCGACCAACCCGAACAGCGTCGCCGGCATCGCGTCCCCGCGCTGCTCCAACGAAGATCTGTATCTGTTCCAGCGTCTCTTCCGCAACGGTCTGGGTACGAACAATCTCGACCACCGCACGAACGACGCGCCGTACATCCCGATGCAGACCAGCATCGCGGAGGTCGGAACCGCGAAGACGATCGTTGCGGTCGGCGCCGAGATCGACGATGTGCTTCCCGTTCTGTGGCTACGCGTCTACAAGGCGATCTCCAAGGGCAACGCGAACTACTTCCGCAATGACGACGTGAAGTCCACGGAAGTGGCCGACGCGATCGCGCTTGGCGCCGGAACGATCGTTCTGGCCTGGCACAACATTCCTGTCGCAGATATCGAAGCCCTGCGCGCGGCCTGCGCGGCGTCCGGCGCGAAGCTCAATGTGCTTCTTCCCGACGCCAACTCGGTGGGCGCCGTCAACATGGGCGTCCTTCCGGACCGCCTGCCGGCGCTGCAAAGCGTCAGCAACGGCGCGCGACCGGTGTATGAGACGTTGTGGGGCGGTCCGCTGCCGGCGGAGCCCGGCCTGGACACGCGCGGCATCCTCGAAGGCTGCGTGAATGGGACGATCAAGGCGCTTTATTTGATGGGCCCGGATCCGCTGAAGAACTTCGCGGATCAGGAGCTTGTCGCGAACGCGCTCAACAAAGTCCCGTTCCTGATCGTTCAGGACCTGTTCAACAATGGCGCGGGACGTCAGGCCGACGTCTTCCTGCCCTCCTGCTCGTTCATCGAGAAGGAAGGCACCTTCACCAACATCGAAGGCCGCATCCAGAAGTTCAAAAAGGCGATCGAGCCGCGCGGCCAGAGCAAGCCCGACTGGCAAATCGCCGCCGATCTGCTGGTCCGATTGGGCAAGCATGTCCCGTACATCTCGCCGCGTGATATTGCGCGCGAGATCGCTCAGGTCGCCGCCGCGAAGGCTGCGCCTGTCAGCGCTGTGGAAACGGCGTCGTAGGCAAAACATCCATGACACCCAATCTGTTCTTTCACTATTTCTTTAACGTCGATCCGGCGCACACAGGGACCGGCAACATGCCGGCCGAGTACTGGTGGATCGACCTGATCCGCATCGTCGTGCGCGTCCTCGTCGGACTGTTCGCGATCCTGCTGGTTGTTCCCCCGCTGGTCTGGTGGGAGCGCCGCCTGCTCGGCTTCATGCAGCAGCGCCAGGGACCGAACCGCGTTGGACCGTTCGGACTTTTGCAGACGATCGCCGACGGCGTGAAGCTTCTGCTCAAGGAAGACATGAACCCGACGAACGTGGACGTCGTCCTTTTCGTCCTCGCGCCGATCGTCTTCCTGATTCCCGCGCTGGTGACCTCCGCTGTTGTGCCGTGGGGACCGAGCCTGACCTGGGGCGCTTCCGCGCCGAACGTCAGCGTTGGCGTCCTTTACCTCCTGGCCTGGGGATCGCTGGCGGTCTACGGCGTCGTGCTGGCCGGCTGGGCGTCGAACAACAAGTATTCGCTGCTGGGCGGCCTGCGCTCCTCGGCCCAGATGATCTCTTATGAACTGGGCATGGGGCTGGCGATCGTGACGGTCGTTCTGCTCACGGGCAGCCTGAGCATGCATGACGTCGTCATGCAGCAGGGTTTCAGCAGTCTGGGGCTTCCGGAGTGGAACTTGCTGAAGTTCTTCCCGATGGGCTTTGTCGCGATGCTGATCTACGCGATCTCGATGCTCGCCGAAACGAACCGCGCGCCGTTCGACCTTCCTGAGGCCGAAACGGAGCTGGTCGCCGGCTATCACACCGAGTACACCTCCATGAAGTTCGCCATCTTCTTCATGGCGGAGTACGCGAACATGATCGTCGTCAGCGCGATCTGCGCGACGCTCTTCTTCGGCGGTTTCCATGCGCCGCTGCTGTGGCTGGACGGATCATTCCTCGGCCCGCTGGTCGGCAAGAGCAGCCCGCTGCTCGGCGGCATTGTCGCCGCGCTGGTTCCGGTGATCTGGCTCGTCGCCAAGATCCTCTGCGGCCTGTACTTCTTTATCTGGGTCCGCGCCACCATGCCGCGCCTTCGCTACGATATGCTGATGCGCGCCGGATGGCTCGGCGTCCTGCCGATCGCCTTGGGCAACATTCTGATGGTCGCCATCGCGATGGCGCTGGGATACCCGGCGGGATTGATCGCCTGGCTCGTCGTTTTCGGGATCGCCTTTGTGGTGTTCGCCGGAAGCAAGGCGGCCAACAGCTTTACCACGAACTCCCGCCGCGACACTACCGTCCGGCTTTACGGTGAGGCTCAGCCGTATCGCACCGTTCCCGAGCACTCGGGACATGGCGCGCAGACTCTGCCTCCGAACGCGCTGAGCGAAGCGGCGCTCGCCGCTGCGGCCCAGGCCCCTCTTGACGATGCGTTCGCCGCAAAGAAAGGTTAACTCCCATGGGACTCTGGGATAACATCAAAACTCTGGGTCAGGAGGCGAAAGCGCCGCTGACCGGACTGGGAATCACGCAGGGCTACTCCAACAAGGAGCGCGTGACGATCGAATATCCGGATGTACGCCGCCCGATGCCGCGCCGCGCGCGCTGGCGCCACGTACTCAACCGCTACGAAAACGGCATGGAGAAGTGCATCGGCTGCTCGCTGTGCGCCGGCTCCTGCCCCGCGAACGCCATTCTGGTGGTCGCCGCCGAGAACACCGACGAAAATCGCCGCTCTCCGGGGGAACGGTTCGCCGCGCAGTACGAAATCAACATGCTGCGCTGCATCTTCTGCGGCTATTGCGAGGAAGCATGTCCGACTCAGGCGATTCAGCTAAAGGACATCTGCGAGCTCGCGGACGATAACCGCAAGGATCTGATCTACACCAAAGAGATGATGATCGTGCCGGATCCGACCAAACCGTAGCGTCGCCCTGCGGCGACGCTGAGAACAACGAAAAACAGCTTATGTCTGGACAACTTATTCTATTCGGCCTGCTG from Capsulimonas corticalis harbors:
- a CDS encoding NADH-quinone oxidoreductase subunit B, with product MGVEQNLGVLTVPLNKAVNWARSNSVWPATFGLACCAIEMMGSTNSRYDLARFGSEAFRASPRQADLMIVAGRVSKKMAPVLRQIYDQMPEPKWVISMGDCASCGGVFNNYAILQGVDQIVPVDIYVPGCPPNPDALIYGINQLQKKIQREHFSDRR
- a CDS encoding NADH-quinone oxidoreductase subunit C; this translates as MVDFNVRLGLTPTDLELREIQTKRPAEFEALNADDSPELRLLEEQFAGEIVSSRLFRGEKTITVKKDKIVAIAKALRDTHETAYNYLSDLTCVDLLKVNKTEEEPRFEVLYNLYSLATFERLRLKAQVTEDDPTIDTVESVWPNANWNEREVYDMFGITFNNHSDLRRILMPDDWVGNPLRKDYPLGGEEVEFTFNVRGR
- the nuoD gene encoding NADH dehydrogenase (quinone) subunit D, translating into MATTERDLKERAIEAKLGAGVDVQRIQEDDRDLMIVNMGPQHPSTHGVLRLVVELDGENVQKATPHIGYLHTGLEKTMESMTYYKALTITDREDYLSNLMNNLAYSLAVEKLLDVEVPPRARRLRLILNELERIASHLLWLGTHALDIGAMTLFFYTWRERDAILDMKEMLSGVRMMTSWICPGGLRGDVPDGWFHKVGKFVDAFPKKLSEYNNLISKNPIFVERLSNIGIIKAEDAIAWGMSGPSLRGSGVAWDLRKSNPYTGYDEFEFDIAVGQNGDVYDRFLVRMEELKQSHRILVQALRDVPGGPVMTSDRKVAPPPRAELDTSMESLIHHFKLFTEGYHPPIGETYAAVESGRGEKGYYIYSDGSGIPYRVKIKGPSFNNLQALPKMVEGLMIADVVAVIGSIDIVLGDIDR
- the nuoE gene encoding NADH-quinone oxidoreductase subunit NuoE; translation: MLTEEVYKKIDTLIAKYPTKKAALLPALWVAQAANDNWLPREAMADVAKYLGLAPAYVEGVATFYTMYNKAPVGRHHLEVCHNIVCMVVGADELIDHIGGKLGVGRGETTPDRKFTLNTAECLGACANAPCMMVGDTYYEDLTTEKVDEILADLARK
- the nuoF gene encoding NADH-quinone oxidoreductase subunit NuoF, which produces MPSEQPQYLYKYRQVPGIDDIDVYLKHEGYNAVRKALTMDQEAIINEVKLSGLRGRGGAGFPTFIKWNGIPKNWDKPHYLVVNADEGEPGTAKDRDLMNALPHLLVEGCIISCWAIRSKACYIYIRGEYIQPARQIQKAIDQAYAKGFLGKNILGSGFDLDMYVHMGAGAYECGEESALMSSLMGERGMPRHKPPSAPLPVISGVWDSPTIVNNVETIATAVPIINMGGAEYAKVGTGTPGAGPASRGTKLITLSGHVKKPGNYEIVLGTPVREIIYEIGGGIKNDKKLKFFIPGGSSTPLLPPEFLDTPYDYEALGKTGSLLGSGALIVYDETVSVPALMTRLMHFYAHESCGKCTPCREGTNWLVKIHDRIMAGGGRPEDIDLLLDISNNIFGRSFCALGDAAAMPLAGFFAGKGAIYYFREEYEELIRNGAGGKKRAFAPLQMAGV
- the nuoG gene encoding NADH-quinone oxidoreductase subunit NuoG is translated as MADTATAPAAPQEAPAVELVNLTIDGTKVSVPKGTLVITAAFQAGADIPYFCHHPRLKPAGACRMCLVKIEKMNKIQTACTVPVAEGMVVDTISPEVKQAQSGILEFLLINHPLDCPICDRGGECPLQNMTFQYGPGVTRFVDEKRHFPKAVPISEYVVLDRERCIQCARCTRFTEEISGDGELAIESRGNSAIISPFTPEGFKSKFSGNTIELCPVGALTSRTYRFAARPWEFQSQDSICSMCGVGCSIAVQTRNGELMRVNGRLNEEVNEEWTCDRGKFEQYWVNSTDRINEPHLRMASQLRRVTWGQALDAVSKTLKDYAATNPNSVAGIASPRCSNEDLYLFQRLFRNGLGTNNLDHRTNDAPYIPMQTSIAEVGTAKTIVAVGAEIDDVLPVLWLRVYKAISKGNANYFRNDDVKSTEVADAIALGAGTIVLAWHNIPVADIEALRAACAASGAKLNVLLPDANSVGAVNMGVLPDRLPALQSVSNGARPVYETLWGGPLPAEPGLDTRGILEGCVNGTIKALYLMGPDPLKNFADQELVANALNKVPFLIVQDLFNNGAGRQADVFLPSCSFIEKEGTFTNIEGRIQKFKKAIEPRGQSKPDWQIAADLLVRLGKHVPYISPRDIAREIAQVAAAKAAPVSAVETAS
- the nuoH gene encoding NADH-quinone oxidoreductase subunit NuoH, translating into MTPNLFFHYFFNVDPAHTGTGNMPAEYWWIDLIRIVVRVLVGLFAILLVVPPLVWWERRLLGFMQQRQGPNRVGPFGLLQTIADGVKLLLKEDMNPTNVDVVLFVLAPIVFLIPALVTSAVVPWGPSLTWGASAPNVSVGVLYLLAWGSLAVYGVVLAGWASNNKYSLLGGLRSSAQMISYELGMGLAIVTVVLLTGSLSMHDVVMQQGFSSLGLPEWNLLKFFPMGFVAMLIYAISMLAETNRAPFDLPEAETELVAGYHTEYTSMKFAIFFMAEYANMIVVSAICATLFFGGFHAPLLWLDGSFLGPLVGKSSPLLGGIVAALVPVIWLVAKILCGLYFFIWVRATMPRLRYDMLMRAGWLGVLPIALGNILMVAIAMALGYPAGLIAWLVVFGIAFVVFAGSKAANSFTTNSRRDTTVRLYGEAQPYRTVPEHSGHGAQTLPPNALSEAALAAAAQAPLDDAFAAKKG
- the nuoI gene encoding NADH-quinone oxidoreductase subunit NuoI, with amino-acid sequence MGLWDNIKTLGQEAKAPLTGLGITQGYSNKERVTIEYPDVRRPMPRRARWRHVLNRYENGMEKCIGCSLCAGSCPANAILVVAAENTDENRRSPGERFAAQYEINMLRCIFCGYCEEACPTQAIQLKDICELADDNRKDLIYTKEMMIVPDPTKP